The Plasmodium yoelii strain 17X genome assembly, chromosome: 1 genome contains a region encoding:
- a CDS encoding 6-cysteine protein P12, putative codes for MVQIKKSILIYTILSYLLYTIKGLEHLCDFNENHTIEVTDTENHDIDNNCTLQPKLFDKVSIICGSKTINYKLHPENCFENVYDSPTSIISKPINEILPGSVNITNNDDPETGNKIVSMRIPPNFEENKVIYCYCDNRKNDTSYSRTIYEQDIKDLGTVKITIPVMKTKVDGCDFKKEESEIFTKGININSSEYYNVDDILCNVEAEPNKLIGFRCPDDYEVSPPDCFINAYNFDGKTEYIKNKIMLNSLIMDSHKKIYYSRVPNTVYGNPNFFCMCVKDNKKLIAHFNFISSPKYKPWGNYANQLYATSNSNYYEKTTSIMIVLFFIFSYFML; via the coding sequence CTATGTGATTTTAACGAAAACCACACTATAGAAGTAACAGATACAGAAAACCATGATATAGATAATAATTGTACATTACAACCAAAGCTTTTTGATAAAGTTAGTATAATATGTGGATCCAAaacaataaattataaattacaTCCAGAAAATTGTTTCGAAAATGTATATGATAGCCCAACATCGATTATTTCAAAAccaataaatgaaatattaccAGGTTCAGTAAATATAACTAATAATGATGATCCAGAAACAGGTAATAAAATTGTTTCAATGAGAATACCACCAAAttttgaagaaaataaagtaatatattgttattgtgataatagaaaaaatgatACATCATATTCTAGAACAATTTATGAACAAGACATAAAAGATTTGGGTACAGTTAAAATAACAATACCAGTAATGAAAACAAAAGTTGATGGATgtgattttaaaaaagaagaatctgaaatatttacaaaaggtattaatattaacagttcagaatattataatgtagatGATATTCTTTGTAATGTTGAAGCAGAaccaaataaattaattggTTTTAGATGCCCAGATGATTATGAAGTTTCACCTCCTGATTGTTTTATTAATGCTTATAATTTTGACGGAAAAacagaatatataaaaaataaaataatgctaAATTCATTAATAATGGATagtcataaaaaaatttattattcgAGGGTACCAAATACTGTTTATGGAAATCCAAACTTTTTCTGTATGTGTgtaaaagataataaaaagcTTATAGcacattttaattttatttcatctcCAAAATATAAACCATGGGGTAATTATGCAAATCAATTATATGCAACTAGtaattcaaattattatgaaaaaactACATCTATTATGATTgtactattttttattttttcgtattttatgctataa